In one window of Fulvia fulva chromosome 5, complete sequence DNA:
- a CDS encoding Versiconal hemiacetal acetate esterase yields MSGGRSVVTGTIEEIRAEFNKFFAAIGTMVPPPENSVSTVDERTAEGVSVRVYTPADLPHSAHTGLYIHCGGWVCGSIDHEHHLARELALDVPCRLVSVDYRLAPEHPLPAALDDCVSAWNWISSAPGFTNSKLSVVGGSAGGHLILTTTLKLLSTANTPRLPTAIFSLCPSVCMLQAYSSIPHSAHTGLYIHCGGWVCGSIDHEHHLARELALDVPCRLVSVDYRLAPEHPLPAALDDCVSAWNWISSAPGFTNSKLSVVGGSAGGHLILTTTLKLLSTANTPRLPTAIFSLCPSVCMLQAYSSIPTELQHFLHPDSIYQDAATINRSTTLTCGAAYIGGSNDPANPLITSIFHEQLKSLPPAYLTTSGKDPLNDEARMLQCERPPGGDDQARHKDLHHEKAMEISYMFTLA; encoded by the exons ATGAGCGGCGGACGCTCTGTTGTTACTGGTACGATTGAGGAGATCCGAGCCGAGTTCAACAAGTTCTTCGCGGCTATCGGAACGATGGTGCCTCCGCCGGAGAACAGTGTCAGCACCGTCGACGAGAGGACAGCAGAAGGCGTCTCCGTTCGCGTATACACACCTGCAGATCTGCCTCACAGCGCTCACACTGGCCTGTACATCCACTGCGGCGGCTGGGTTTGCGGCTCCATCGACCACGAACACCACTTAGCGCGCGAATTGGCCCTCGACGTACCATGCCGTCTTGTATCAGTCGACTACCGCCTGGCACCCGAGCATCCATTGCCCGCAGCTCTCGATGACTGCGTCTCAGCCTGGAATTGGATCAGCTCAGCTCCAGGCTTCACAAACAGCAAGCTTTCCGTCGTCGGCGGCTCCGCAGGCGGACATCTCATCCTTACCACTACGCTCAAACTCCTCTCCACGGCAAACACACCACGCCTCCCCACCGCCATCTTCTCCCTCTGCCCAAGCGTCTGCATGCTCCAAGCCTATTCTTCCATCCCCCACAGCGCTCACACTGGCCTGTACATCCACTGCGGCGGCTGGGTTTGCGGCTCCATCGACCACGAACACCACTTAGCGCGCGAATTGGCCCTCGACGTACCATGCCGTCTTGTATCAGTCGACTACCGCCTGGCACCCGAGCATCCATTGCCCGCAGCTCTCGATGACTGCGTCTCAGCCTGGAATTGGATCAGCTCAGCTCCAGGCTTCACAAACAGCAAGCTTTCCGTCGTCGGCGGCTCCGCAGGCGGACATCTCATCCTTACCACTACGCTCAAACTCCTCTCCACGGCAAACACACCACGCCTCCCCACCGCCATCTTCTCCCTCTGCCCAAGCGTCTGCATGCTCCAAGCCTATTCTTCCATCCCCACCGAGCTTCAACATTTCCTCCACCCAGACTCGATATACCAAGACGCAGCTACCATCAATCGCAGCACTACCTTGACATGTGGAGCCGCCTATATTGGTGGTTCCAATGACCCTGCGAATCCTTTGATAACATCAATTTTCCATGAACAGCTCAAGAGCTTGCCGCCGGCTTACTTGACGACTAGCGGTAAGGATCCACTGAATGACGAGGCGAGAATGTTGCAGTGTGAACGCCCGCCTGGGGGTGACGATCAAGCCAGGCACAAGGATCTTCACCATGAGAAAGCTATGGAGATCT CTTACATGTTTACTCTGGCTTGA
- a CDS encoding tRNA pseudouridine synthase 4, giving the protein MIFKPAFRRSLHIVYSSTPSAPVSIPNTSTMASGPVLEGVFAVNKPPAISSAQVIRDVQNHFNPSKLFQPWLQREQSKRDAEKHNQKNKRKWRGRRETSVKMGHGGTLDPMATGVLILGVGSGTKDLGHFSTECTKSYEAVVLFGAATDTYDTEGKVVGRKPYEHITKDMVEEALVKFRGKGMQRPPIFSALRVQGKRLYEYAREGKEVPVEIKERPVEVSELEVVEWMEGGTHKWHWPEREADTEEKKFAEKALKLEGQDELKVKDEVKAEDDVATAGAAKRKREADATGHPETGLVEPEQKRSKEEDPTTEPPAKIEEVQNAKDDGKEAQPESADTTTPAATERPPCPAPACRIRMTVTSGFYVRSLCQDLGAAVGSLGMMTDLVRTRQSNFELGTNVLWYDELKQGEDVWGPKVKKLLEEWQEHKAAK; this is encoded by the exons ATGATTTTCAAACCCGCTTTCCGGCGCTCGCTACACATCGTCTATTCCTCAACACCATCAGCCCCGGTATCGATACCAAACACCTCCACTATGGCCTCAGGCCCCGTCCTTGAAGGCGTCTTCG CTGTCAACAAGCCACCCGCCATAAGCTCCGCTCAAGTCATTCGCGATGTGCAAAACCACTTCAACCCATCGAAACTTTTCCAGCCTTGGCTCCAACGCGAACAGTCCAAACGCGATGCCGAAAAGCACAACCAGAAGAACAAGCGCAAGTGGCGCGGCAGGCGTGAGACATCCGTCAAGATGGGCCATGGAGGCACACTAGACCCAATGGCTACTGGTGTGCTCATTCTGGGTGTTGGCAGCGGAACGAAGGATCTCGGTCACTTTTCAACGGAATGCACCAAGAGCTACGAAGCAGTGGTGTTGTTCGGCGCGGCCACCGATACGTACGACACCGAGGGCAAAGTTGTTGGGAGGAAGCCGTACGAGCACATTACCAAAGACATGGTTGAGGAAGCATTGGTCAAGTTTCGGGGCAAAGGCATGCAGAGGCCGCCTATTTTTTCAGCGTTGAGGGTACAAGGAAAGAGACTGTATGAGTATGCCAGAGAGGGCAAGGAAGTTCCGGTAGAAATCAAGGAGAGACCCGTTGAGGTGTCGGAGCTCGAGGTGGTAGAGTGGATGGAAGGAGGTACGCATAAGTGGCATTGGCCAGAGCGGGAAGCAGATACTGAGGAGAAGAAGTTCGCCGAGAAGGCTTTGAAGTTGGAGGGACAAGATGAGTTGAAGGTGAAGGACGAAGTGAAGGCTGAGGACGATGTTGCCACTGCTGGCGCCGCCAAGCGAAAGCGAGAAGCAGACGCCACAGGCCATCCAGAAACCGGGCTCGTGGAGCCTGAACAGAAGAGGTCAAAGGAGGAAGACCCGACAACCGAACCACCAGCGAAGATCGAGGAAGTACAAAATGCCAAAGACGATGGCAAAGAAGCACAGCCAGAGTCCGCCGACACAACGACACCAGCCGCAACCGAACGACCGCCATGCCCAGCACCCGCTTGTCGCATACGCATGACTGTAACCTCCGGTTTCTACGTTCGCTCACTCTGTCAAGATCTCGGAGCGGCCGTTGGCTCACTGGGCATGATGACCGACCTCGTACGAACGCGCCAATCCAACTTCGAGCTCGGCACAAATGTACTCTGGTACGACGAGCTGAAGCAGGGCGAAGACGTGTGGGGACCAAAGGTGAAGAAGTTGCTCGAAGAGTGGCAGGAGCACAAGGCAGCAAAGTAG
- a CDS encoding Adenylosuccinate lyase yields the protein MSTHQQYAPVTGNRKYLAQHRPSVHTEFSEPYLSGMMTSLGAVDHDTYQNPLNSRYCSREMKYIFSPRNRFSTWRQLWVYLAESEKELGLPISDEAITQLKAHVRIEDDEFGAAATEEKRRRHDVMAHVHTYGLVAPEAAGIIHWGATSCYVTDNADLIFLRNALNLVLPKLAAVIQRLAAFAIEYKDLPCLGYTHGQPAQLVTVGKRASLWVTDLLRNLRNLEQQRDEIMHSFRGVKGTTGTQASFLAIFKGKHELVEKLDELVTQRAGFAEAEISTSQTYSRLIDVDVLHALGSFGCACERIGSDIRHLAMFKEIEEPFEADQIGSSAMAYKRNPMRSERLCSLGRKLRNFSPDAEQTYASQWLERSLDDSAIRRLALPESFLSADACLILLNNISNGLVVNKAVINQRIEAEIPFMATENVIMAMVDKGKSRQEVHEEIRVLSHQAGAVVKQEGKPNDLIDRIRNNDYFEPILPELDTLLDPATFIGRCPELVQKLVATKVKPALEPYSDALKDAKVAELSV from the exons ATGTCGACACACCAGCAATATGCGCCGGTGACA GGCAACCGCAAGTATCTCGCACAGCACCGTCCAAGCGTGCACACCG AATTCTCCGAACCATACCTATCTGGCATGATGACCTCCCTCGGTGCTGTTGATCATGACACCTACCAGAACCCGCTTAACAGCAGGTACTGCAGCCGCGAGATGAAGTACATCTTCTCCCCACGAAATCGGTTCAGTACCTGGCGACAGCTTTGGGTCTACCTTGCCGAATCCGAGAAGGAGCTAGGCTTGCCCATCTCTGACGAGGCCATCACACAGCTCAAGGCTCATGTTCGGATCGAAGACGATGAGTTCGGCGCTGCTGCTACGGAAGAAAAGCGTCGCCGTCATGATGTGATGGCACATGTCCACACTTACGGCCTAGTCGCGCCAGAGGCCGCTGGTATCATACACTGGGGCGCGACTTCATGCTACGTGACAGACAACGCAGATCTGATCTTCCTGAGAAACGCACTGAACTTGGTGCTCCCTAAGCTCGCAGCTGTGATACAGCGTCTTGCTGCTTTCGCTATCGAGTACAAAGATCTGCCATGTCTTGGCTACACCCACGGCCAACCTGCACAGCTCGTGACTGTTGGCAAGCGCGCCAGTCTGTGGGTCACCGATCTTCTGCGCAACCTTCGCAACCTGGAGCAGCAGCGAGATGAGATCATGCACTCCTTCCGTGGCGTCAAGGGTACGACCGGTACTCAGGCCAGCTTTCTCGCTATCTTCAAAGGCAAGCATGAGCTGGTCGAGAAGCTAGACGAGCTTGTCACACAGAGAGCAGGCTTCGCTGAGGCAGAGATTTCCACCAGCCAAACATACTCCCGGCTAATCGATGTGGACGTGCTGCACGCACTGGGCTCCTTCGGCTGTGCCTGCGAGCGCATAGGCAGTGACATTCGCCACCTGGCTATGTTCAAGGAGATCGAGGAACCCTTCGAGGCTGACCAGATCGGCTCGAGCGCAATGGCGTACAAGCGAAATCCAATGCGATCCGAGCGACTCTGTTCACTAGGAAGGAAGCTTCGCAACTTCAGCCCAGATGCTGAGCAGACTTATGCTAGCCAGTGGCTTGAGCGAAGCTTGGACGACTCTGCCATCCGACGTCTTGCTCTTCCCGAGTCTTTCCTGAGCGCTGATGCTTGCTTGATCTTG CTCAACAACATCTCCAATGGTCTCGTCGTCAACAAGGCTGTCATCAACCAGCGCATCGAAGCAGAGATCCCGTTTATGGCTACTGAGAACGTCATCATGGCCATGGTCGACAAGGGCAAGTCGCGACAGGAAGTGCACGAAGAAATCCG TGTCCTCTCTCACCAGGCCGGAGCTGTGGTGAAGCAAGAGGGCAAGCCAAACGACCTCATCGACCGGATACGAAACAACGACTACTTCGAGCCAATCCTGCCTGAGCTGGACACCCTTCTTGACCCTGCCACCTTCATCGGTCGTTGCCCTGAGCTGGTGCAGAAGCTCGTGGCCACCAAGGTCAAGCCTGCACTCGAGCCATACTCGGATGCTCTCAAGGACGCCAAGGTTGCAGAACTGAGCGTCTAA
- a CDS encoding Arylamine N-acetyltransferase 2, with amino-acid sequence MALRHTYSPDELEEYFNRISLPYTRRVYHVSRLSDKEQLDFLNLLQKHHICKVPWENLIQHYSWHRVVNVKPKHLFSKIVRQQGRGGYCMEVNYFYHLILYSLGFNVYMCGSRIFSPGSNTFGGWTHVVNLVTVGEQKYLLNGGFGGNGPPCPVPLAHDEIQSQIAPAEMRLLHAPIPENLNQSRKLWIFQSRYDPSSDWSTCYCFPDFEFTPADITSMNFAPSHSPHSFFTHKVVAVRFSTEREINGPQGPGSPDEAALASPIDGAITLNHDVLTWRRKGRKVVEWPLRSEEERLHALEMFFGTTLSEEEREAILDTAAMVGARVMDHA; translated from the exons ATGGCCCTCCGCCACACATACAGTCCGGACGAACTTGAG GAGTACTTCAACCGGATCAGCCTTCCCTACACCCGACGTGTCTACCATGTTTCAAGACTATCAGACAAGGAACAACTAGACTTCCTAAACCTCCTCCAAAAGCACCACATCTGCAAAGTCCCCTGGGAGAACCTCATCCAACACTACTCTTGGCACCGCGTAGTCAACGTGAAACCCAAGCACCTCTTCAGCAAGATTGTCCGCCAACAAGGCCGTGGCGGCTACTGTATGGAAGTCAACTACTTCTACCATCTGATCCTCTACAGTCTTGGCTTCAATGTCTACATGTGCGGTTCCCGCATCTTTAGCCCAGGCAGCAACACCTTCGGCGGCTGGACCCACGTTGTCAACCTCGTAACAGTCGGCGAACAAAAGTACCTCCTCAACGGCGGTTTTGGCGGCAACGGACCTCCTTGCCCAGTGCCTCTAGCCCACGATGAGATTCAATCCCAAATCGCCCCAGCAGAAATGCGACTCCTCCACGCCCCAATCCCCGAAAATCTCAACCAATCCCGCAAACTCTGGATCTTCCAATCCCGCTACGATCCCTCATCCGACTGGTCAACATGCTACTGCTTCCCCGACTTCGAGTTCACCCCAGCCGACATCACCTCAATGAACTTCGCCCCCTCCCACTCGCCCCACTCCTTCTTCACCCACAAAGTCGTAGCCGTCCGCTTCAGCACCGAGCGTGAAATCAACGGACCCCAAGGCCCCGGCTCCCCGGACGAAGCAGCACTAGCGAGCCCCATCGACGGCGCCATCACCTTGAACCACGACGTCCTGACATGGAGACGGAAGGGGCGCAAGGTGGTAGAGTGGCCGCTGCGGAGCGAGGAGGAGAGATTGCATGCGCTGGAGATGTTCTTCGGTACAACGCTGAGCGAGGAGGAGAGGGAGGCGATTCTTGATACTGCAGCCATGGTTGGGGCGCGGGTGATGGATCATGCGTGA
- a CDS encoding Sorbose reductase sou1, whose product MAPQSITQKFRLDGKSYLVTGGAMGIGFHITKDIAESGGNVAVLDLRDEPREDVYGLAKKFNVKVGYHQCDVSKQESLKAAFDKAVESLGRVDGIVTAAGLAIDKPFVDQKWEEVEKVIQVNAMGSFYAAQLTVQQIQKQGTLGSVVFIASITAHCNLPGYRMAGYNVSKGGVKMLSKVLSSELGPKGIRVNSISPAFIDTNQTRGAKEHTTKAAAELMDSAPPLLRIGQPDEVSPAAVFLLSDAAAYVTGADILVSGGIHTGRGGDYDMV is encoded by the exons ATGGCGCCTCAAAGCATCACCCAGAAGTTCCGCCTCGATGGCAAATCCTACCTCGTCACTGGCGGAGCAATGGGGATTGGCTTCCACATCACCAAAGATATCGCAGAATCCGGAGGCAACGTAGCAGTGCTAGATCTTCGGGACGAGCCTCGGGAAGATGTATATGGCTTGGCGAAGAAGTTCAACGTGAAAGTCGGCTATCACCAGTGCGATGTCAGCAAGCAGGAGAGCTTGAAGGCGGCATTCGATAAAGCCGTAGAGTCGTTAGGTCGGGTGGATGGGATTGTGACTGCGGCTGGGCTTGCGATTGACAAGCCTTTCGTCGATCAGAAGTGGGAGGAAGTCGAGAAGGTCATTCAAGTTAAC GCGATGGGCTCCTTCTACGCTGCCCAGCTAACAGTGCAACAAATTCAGAAGCAAGGCACACTTGGAAGCGTCGTCTTCATCGCCTCTATCACAGCTCACTGTAATCTTCCCGGCTACCGGATGGCTGGCTACAATGTTTCGAAGGGTGGAGTGAAAATGCTTTCGAAAGTGTTGTCCAGTGAGCTCGGGCCAAAAGGCATTCGCGTCAACTCGATCTCACCGGCATTCATCGATACGAACCAGACCAGAGGCGCCAAGGAGCACACCACGAAAGCCGCCGCCGAGCTGATGGACAGTGCACCACCTTTGCTCCGGATAGGACAGCCTGATGAAGTATCGCCAGCAGCGGTGTTCTTACTTTCCGACGCAGCCGCGTATGTGACTGGTGCAGATATACTGGTCAGTGGCGGCATTCATACTGGCCGCGGTGGCGATTACGACATGGTGTAG